In a genomic window of Holophagales bacterium:
- a CDS encoding serine/threonine-protein kinase, giving the protein MTLGLGSRLGPYEITAPLGEGGMGVVYRATDSKLKREVAIKVLPEAFAADAERLARFEREAQLLAQLQHPNIASIYGLEESNGVRALVMELVEGEDLAERLKRGPLPLDEALSVARQIAEALEAAHERGIVHRDLKPANVKVTPDGKVKVLDFGLAKAMDPPPGSASAADLARSPTLMNSPTMTAVRGTQVGVILGTAAYMSPEQARGGAVDKRADIWALGVVLHEMLTGRSLFAADTVSDTLAGVLKNEIDFAALPAGIPAALRHLLRRCLERSLRNRLHDVADARIVLDDLLAGRVEPGEEPAGKADAAAQRSRSWPSPWAVLGAGFVLGVLGATLLGHTVFAPAPVEPPTLVSLTYSGKDTGPSASPDGKTIAFTSSRDGRSRIWLKQLATGEEVALTAGPSDSTPRFSPDGSTLIFLRGSAAPYGLFRVPTVGGEPRRIADGLASEPSWAPDGRRIAITRASVPSGVPDTLLTVSADGDDERKVTLLTDAVLLDVRWSPDGLSIGALTNLRTNFAAQQSIVAFDAASGKRQLLYQPAPGTLFGGWAWTGAGDLVVSEATTQSGRGGSRLRLVPRNGAPPETLLSLQKPPGRLDVAGPGRVVIEQRSPIQNFAEWPLDPNGATGASGTPPRWWTRGASVDRQPVFSPDGTRLAFNSDRGGNLDIWELELSTGAVRRLTVAAGDDWDPAYTRDGQHVLWSSNRSGSFEVWIAENDGGRARRVTDDGVDAENPTATLDGAWIVYVSANPAKSGIWKIRPDGTEAQLVVAGTLAVPELSPDGLWFSYIDTGNNLLRVVALSDGSDVATIGLPPVPLGLLTLGRSRWIPGSSTLVWVDYDSESGATRLVSQEIVPGRDTNATRRTLLVGSPDSVLESFGISPDRTRLLVSVDQSRSDLLLVDGLRGVAR; this is encoded by the coding sequence GTGACGCTCGGCCTCGGTTCCCGCCTCGGCCCTTACGAGATCACCGCCCCCCTCGGCGAGGGCGGCATGGGGGTCGTCTACCGGGCGACCGACTCGAAGCTGAAGCGCGAGGTCGCGATCAAGGTCCTCCCCGAGGCGTTCGCCGCCGACGCCGAGCGCCTCGCCCGCTTCGAGCGCGAGGCGCAGCTCCTCGCCCAGCTCCAGCACCCCAACATCGCCTCGATCTACGGCCTCGAGGAGTCGAACGGCGTCCGCGCCCTCGTCATGGAGCTCGTCGAGGGCGAAGACCTCGCCGAGCGGCTGAAGCGCGGGCCGCTCCCCCTCGACGAGGCCCTGTCCGTCGCCCGGCAGATCGCCGAGGCCCTCGAGGCCGCGCACGAGAGGGGAATCGTTCACCGCGACCTCAAGCCCGCCAACGTCAAGGTCACGCCGGACGGCAAGGTCAAGGTCCTCGACTTCGGCCTCGCAAAGGCGATGGATCCGCCGCCGGGGTCCGCCTCCGCGGCCGACCTCGCCCGGTCGCCCACGCTCATGAACTCGCCGACGATGACTGCAGTGCGCGGCACGCAGGTCGGCGTCATCCTCGGCACCGCGGCCTACATGTCGCCCGAGCAGGCACGAGGCGGTGCGGTCGACAAGCGCGCCGACATCTGGGCCCTCGGCGTCGTCCTTCACGAGATGCTCACGGGCCGGTCGCTCTTCGCGGCCGACACGGTCAGCGACACGCTGGCCGGAGTCCTCAAGAACGAGATCGACTTTGCGGCCCTCCCCGCCGGCATCCCCGCCGCGCTCCGCCATCTCCTCCGCCGCTGCCTCGAGCGCAGCCTGAGAAACCGCCTGCACGATGTGGCCGACGCGAGGATCGTCCTCGACGACCTCCTGGCGGGCCGGGTGGAACCTGGAGAGGAGCCGGCCGGGAAGGCAGACGCGGCCGCCCAGCGAAGCAGGAGCTGGCCGTCCCCGTGGGCGGTGCTCGGCGCGGGCTTCGTTCTCGGCGTTCTCGGGGCCACGCTCCTCGGGCATACCGTTTTCGCGCCAGCACCGGTCGAACCGCCGACGCTGGTCTCCCTCACCTACAGCGGAAAGGACACCGGCCCTTCTGCGTCCCCCGACGGCAAGACGATCGCCTTCACGTCGTCGCGCGACGGCCGCTCGCGCATCTGGCTGAAGCAGCTCGCTACCGGCGAAGAGGTGGCGCTCACGGCGGGCCCGTCCGATTCGACGCCCCGGTTCTCGCCCGACGGGAGCACGCTGATCTTCTTGCGCGGGTCGGCGGCACCGTACGGGCTCTTTCGCGTCCCGACGGTCGGCGGTGAGCCACGCCGGATCGCCGACGGCCTCGCGAGCGAGCCGTCCTGGGCTCCCGACGGCCGTCGCATCGCAATCACCCGGGCCTCAGTCCCGTCCGGCGTTCCCGACACTCTCCTCACCGTGTCGGCCGACGGCGACGACGAGCGGAAGGTGACCCTGCTGACCGACGCCGTTCTCCTCGACGTGCGGTGGTCTCCCGACGGCCTTTCGATCGGCGCCTTGACGAACCTGCGCACGAACTTCGCGGCCCAGCAGTCGATCGTCGCGTTCGACGCCGCGAGCGGGAAACGCCAGCTGCTCTACCAGCCCGCCCCGGGCACCCTCTTCGGCGGCTGGGCGTGGACCGGCGCGGGCGACCTCGTCGTCTCCGAGGCCACGACGCAGTCCGGGCGCGGCGGCAGCCGGCTGCGGCTCGTGCCGCGAAACGGCGCGCCGCCCGAGACGCTGCTGTCGCTCCAGAAGCCGCCGGGCCGGCTCGACGTCGCCGGACCTGGCCGCGTCGTCATCGAACAGCGCTCCCCGATCCAGAACTTCGCGGAATGGCCTCTCGACCCGAATGGGGCGACGGGCGCGAGCGGCACGCCCCCGCGCTGGTGGACGAGGGGTGCCAGCGTCGACCGGCAGCCGGTCTTCTCACCGGACGGCACGCGGCTGGCGTTCAACTCCGATCGGGGCGGCAACCTCGACATCTGGGAGCTCGAGCTTTCGACCGGCGCCGTGCGCCGCCTGACGGTCGCTGCCGGCGACGACTGGGATCCCGCCTACACCCGCGACGGCCAGCACGTCCTGTGGAGCTCCAATCGCAGCGGCAGTTTCGAGGTCTGGATCGCCGAGAACGACGGCGGCCGTGCACGCCGCGTCACCGACGACGGGGTCGACGCGGAGAATCCCACCGCGACGCTCGACGGGGCCTGGATCGTCTACGTATCGGCGAACCCCGCGAAGAGCGGAATCTGGAAGATCCGGCCCGACGGTACCGAAGCGCAGCTCGTCGTGGCCGGGACCCTGGCCGTGCCCGAGCTCTCCCCGGACGGTCTCTGGTTTTCCTACATCGACACCGGGAACAACCTCCTCCGTGTCGTGGCGCTCTCGGACGGCTCCGACGTCGCCACGATCGGGCTGCCGCCGGTCCCGCTCGGTCTCCTGACGCTCGGGCGCAGCCGCTGGATCCCGGGATCCTCGACCCTCGTCTGGGTCGATTACGATTCCGAGTCCGGGGCGACGCGCCTCGTCTCCCAGGAGATCGTGCCCGGCCGCGACACGAACGCCACACGGCGAACGCTCCTCGTGGGCTCACCCGACTCGGTCCTCGAGTCGTTCGGCATCTCGCCCGACCGGACGCGACTCCTGGTTTCAGTCGACCAGAGCCGGTCGGATCTCCTGCTCGTCGACGGGCTCCGCGGGGTGGCCCGTTGA
- a CDS encoding serine/threonine-protein kinase, whose translation MIGARLGVYEITAPLGEGGMGVVYRATDSKLKREVAIKVLPEAFAADAERLARFEREAQLLAQLQHPNIASIYGLEESGGVRALVMELVEGEDLAERLKRGPLPLDEALAVARQIAEALEAAHEKGIVHRDLKPANVKLTPDGKVKVLDFGLAKAMDAPGTSSSVDLEHSPTMMNSPTMTAAGSRVGVILGTASYMSPEQARGKAVDRRADIWAFGVVLWEMLAGRRLFDGETVSDVLAAVLTREPNLGALPASTPPAVRQLVRRCLDRDPIRRLRDIGEARVLLENPGSVEPEPRTTRRPWPRWAVAALAAVLVGAGTVGGVLAGRRSPAAANEDLRMSPLTYRRGTVLRARFAPDGQTVVYGAAWDGEPVGVYSVRLDTRESRSMDVPGADVLAVSSAGELALALGNRFTIGWESTSTLARMPLGGGAPREVLERVQDADWSPDGQSLAVVREVGPLRRLEYPIGKTLHETGGWISSARVGRDGKSVAFLDHRARGDNTASVKVVGPDGVVRIVSASAANGLSWSASGEELFFPGGNGLRAASLSGRSRVLFRSLGGTHLKDVSAAGLVLVTRTTQQREIVGRPPGETRDRNLSWLDWSFPTALSDDGRLVLFEEQNLGAEYGLFLRRTDGGAPVRLGDGRALALSPDGRWVLTTRTADGERELLLLPTGAGETRRLGRPAIVASAASFLPGGERLVLSGSVESGGARLYTFDLATAKLAPISPEGITAYFCAIASPDGRFAFASSPAGKLTLYPVGEGEPLVVPGTSSDDVPIRWTEDGKAIFVRSESGVPAKVERVDVTTGERQPWLELVPPDPAGVQGIGPIHLSADGRSYVYSYRRKLDQLYVVKGLR comes from the coding sequence TTGATCGGCGCACGGCTCGGCGTGTACGAGATCACTGCCCCGCTCGGCGAGGGCGGGATGGGAGTCGTCTACCGCGCAACCGATTCGAAGCTGAAGCGCGAGGTCGCGATCAAGGTCCTGCCCGAGGCGTTCGCCGCCGACGCCGAGCGCCTCGCGCGCTTCGAGCGCGAGGCGCAGCTCCTCGCCCAGCTCCAGCACCCCAACATCGCCTCGATCTACGGCCTCGAGGAATCCGGCGGCGTGCGCGCTCTCGTGATGGAGCTCGTCGAGGGCGAAGACCTCGCCGAGCGGCTGAAGCGCGGACCGCTCCCTCTCGACGAGGCCCTCGCCGTCGCCCGCCAGATCGCCGAGGCCCTCGAGGCCGCGCACGAGAAGGGGATCGTCCACCGCGACCTCAAGCCCGCCAACGTCAAGCTCACGCCGGACGGCAAGGTCAAGGTCCTCGACTTCGGCCTCGCCAAGGCGATGGACGCGCCGGGCACCTCGTCGTCCGTCGACCTCGAGCACTCGCCCACGATGATGAACTCGCCCACGATGACGGCCGCCGGGAGCCGGGTCGGCGTCATCCTCGGCACCGCGTCGTACATGTCGCCCGAGCAGGCGCGTGGCAAGGCCGTCGACAGGCGCGCCGACATCTGGGCCTTCGGCGTCGTCCTCTGGGAGATGCTCGCAGGCCGGCGGCTCTTCGACGGCGAGACGGTGAGCGACGTGCTCGCCGCCGTCCTCACCCGCGAGCCGAACCTCGGCGCGCTGCCGGCGTCGACCCCGCCCGCCGTCCGCCAGCTCGTGCGGCGCTGCCTCGACCGTGACCCGATACGCCGCCTTCGGGACATCGGCGAGGCGCGCGTCCTCCTCGAGAATCCCGGCTCCGTCGAGCCGGAGCCGCGCACGACGCGCCGTCCGTGGCCGCGATGGGCGGTCGCGGCGCTGGCCGCGGTTCTCGTCGGCGCCGGCACCGTCGGCGGCGTCCTCGCGGGCCGACGAAGCCCCGCCGCCGCGAACGAAGACCTGCGCATGTCGCCGCTGACCTACCGTCGCGGCACGGTCCTCCGTGCCCGCTTCGCTCCCGACGGGCAGACCGTCGTCTACGGCGCGGCCTGGGACGGGGAGCCGGTGGGCGTCTACAGCGTGCGGCTCGACACCCGCGAGTCCCGGTCGATGGACGTGCCCGGCGCCGACGTCCTGGCCGTTTCCTCGGCGGGCGAGCTCGCCCTCGCGCTCGGGAACCGTTTCACGATCGGGTGGGAGAGCACGTCGACGCTCGCCCGCATGCCGCTTGGCGGCGGGGCCCCGCGCGAGGTCCTCGAGCGAGTCCAGGACGCCGACTGGTCTCCGGATGGACAGAGCCTGGCCGTCGTGCGCGAGGTCGGGCCTCTCCGGCGCCTCGAGTACCCGATCGGGAAGACCCTCCACGAGACGGGGGGCTGGATCTCCAGCGCGCGCGTCGGGCGCGACGGGAAGAGCGTCGCGTTCCTCGACCACCGCGCCCGCGGCGACAACACCGCCTCGGTGAAGGTCGTCGGACCGGACGGTGTGGTCCGGATCGTCTCCGCCTCGGCGGCCAACGGCCTCTCCTGGTCCGCTTCCGGTGAGGAGCTGTTCTTCCCGGGCGGAAACGGCCTCCGGGCCGCGAGCCTGTCCGGCCGGTCCCGCGTCCTCTTCCGCTCGCTCGGGGGAACGCACCTCAAGGACGTCTCGGCGGCCGGCCTCGTCCTCGTGACCCGCACGACGCAGCAGCGCGAGATCGTGGGGCGACCGCCCGGCGAGACCCGCGATCGCAACCTCTCGTGGCTCGACTGGTCCTTCCCCACCGCTCTCTCGGACGACGGCCGGCTCGTCCTCTTCGAGGAGCAGAACCTGGGGGCGGAGTACGGGCTCTTCCTGAGGCGGACCGACGGCGGCGCGCCCGTTCGCCTCGGGGACGGGCGTGCCCTCGCGTTGTCGCCCGACGGCAGGTGGGTCCTGACGACCCGGACCGCCGACGGCGAGCGCGAGCTCCTCCTCCTCCCGACGGGGGCTGGCGAAACGCGCCGCCTGGGCCGCCCCGCGATCGTCGCCTCCGCGGCCTCGTTCCTCCCGGGGGGCGAGCGCCTGGTTCTCTCCGGCAGCGTCGAGAGTGGAGGCGCGAGGCTCTACACCTTCGACCTGGCGACCGCGAAGCTCGCCCCGATCAGCCCCGAGGGGATCACCGCCTACTTCTGCGCGATCGCGTCGCCGGACGGACGCTTCGCGTTCGCGTCGAGCCCCGCGGGGAAGCTGACGCTCTACCCCGTCGGCGAGGGCGAGCCTCTCGTCGTTCCGGGAACGTCCTCTGACGACGTCCCGATCCGCTGGACGGAAGACGGGAAGGCGATCTTCGTCCGGAGCGAATCGGGCGTCCCCGCGAAAGTCGAACGGGTCGACGTGACGACCGGCGAACGCCAGCCGTGGCTCGAGCTCGTCCCCCCCGACCCCGCCGGCGTCCAGGGAATCGGCCCCATCCACCTGAGCGCGGACGGCCGGTCGTACGTCTACTCCTACCGCCGCAAGCTCGACCAGCTGTACGTCGTGAAGGGACTGCGTTGA
- a CDS encoding protein kinase, with amino-acid sequence MGLSPGSRLGSYEITAPLGEGGMGVVYRATDSKLKREVAIKVLPEALAADADRLARFEREAQVLAQLQHPNIASIYGLEESNGVRALVMELVPGEDLSERLKRGPLPLDEALAVARQIAEALEEAHEKGIVHRDLKPANVKLTPEGKVKVLDFGLAKAMDPAAGSASAADLGRSPTMMNSPTMTAARGTQLGVILGTAAYMAPEQARGQTVDKRADIWSFGVVLSEMLTGKGLFRGETVTDVLASVVREPIAWDALPPETPASVRALLRRCLERDPKNRMRDVGEARIALVQASAPSADAPPPVRAADPPVARGRWPVVLAAAAAAAIVTFGLTRGLVSPGAATAARSARVSIALPEGHELGSSQLNPIAISRDGARVAYVGLRDGRNRIFVRALDALEATALEGTEGGDGPFFSPDGRWIGFFAGSKLRKIAVGGAALQELAEAPSHRGGDWGGDGYLYFAPANISGIWRVPEGGGTATEVTHVNAAAGEISHRWPHRVAGTDTLLYSVWTGPGDDEHHVAVQTLGKKEHHLLVKGGDAPRYAAGPGLLLYTHRGQLFTVPWRPSQQDLGGAVPVAAAEQPNDGIGNEGCGNYAVSDDGTLAYLGGGRISAMRLVWVDRANALAPLPLPERAYENVAISPDGGRAVVQIREGTTRLWIYDFARGTLTPLGPATASSQAPLWTPDGTHVIYRGTRQGTRNLYRIPVDGSGDEERLTSKAGVIQTPSSISSDGRVLLFDQNGPAEAGGVGAWVLPLEGDRTPRRLFPLPATGRDAQISPDGRWVAYEAIVSSRQEVFVAPLSGAGERRLVSTEGGTEPLWSRDGRELFFQSGTRLMGVTVTPGATFSASLPRVVHEGRFFRTINGNTSFSITRDGARFLRIQPVNPEPAIRRIELVLDWFSGLKSRGSTR; translated from the coding sequence ATGGGACTTTCTCCTGGTTCTCGCCTCGGCTCGTACGAAATCACCGCCCCCCTCGGCGAGGGCGGCATGGGAGTCGTCTACCGGGCGACCGACTCGAAGCTGAAGCGCGAGGTCGCGATCAAGGTCCTCCCGGAGGCGCTCGCGGCGGACGCGGACCGCCTCGCGCGTTTCGAGCGCGAGGCGCAGGTCCTCGCCCAGCTGCAGCACCCCAACATCGCCTCGATCTACGGCCTCGAGGAGTCGAACGGCGTGCGCGCCCTCGTCATGGAGCTCGTGCCCGGTGAGGACCTCTCCGAGCGGCTGAAGCGCGGGCCGCTCCCTCTCGACGAGGCCCTCGCCGTCGCGCGCCAGATCGCCGAGGCCCTCGAGGAGGCGCACGAGAAGGGGATCGTCCACCGCGACCTCAAGCCCGCCAACGTCAAGCTCACGCCGGAGGGCAAGGTCAAGGTCCTCGACTTCGGCCTCGCCAAGGCGATGGACCCCGCCGCGGGAAGCGCGTCCGCCGCCGACCTCGGGCGCTCCCCCACGATGATGAACTCCCCGACGATGACCGCCGCCCGCGGCACGCAGCTCGGCGTCATTCTCGGCACCGCGGCCTACATGGCGCCCGAGCAGGCCCGGGGGCAGACCGTCGACAAGCGGGCCGACATCTGGTCTTTCGGGGTCGTGCTCTCGGAGATGCTCACCGGGAAGGGCCTCTTCCGGGGCGAGACGGTCACCGACGTCCTCGCTTCCGTCGTCCGGGAGCCGATCGCCTGGGACGCGCTGCCGCCCGAAACGCCCGCGAGCGTCCGCGCCCTCTTGCGCCGCTGCCTCGAGCGCGATCCGAAGAACCGCATGCGCGACGTCGGCGAGGCGCGGATCGCCCTCGTCCAGGCGAGCGCGCCGAGTGCGGACGCCCCGCCGCCGGTGCGCGCCGCGGACCCTCCGGTGGCGCGTGGCCGGTGGCCGGTCGTCCTCGCCGCCGCGGCCGCCGCCGCGATCGTCACGTTCGGCCTGACGCGCGGACTCGTGTCTCCCGGTGCCGCGACGGCTGCACGGAGCGCTCGCGTCAGCATCGCGCTTCCCGAGGGGCACGAGCTGGGCTCGAGCCAGCTCAACCCGATCGCGATCTCCCGCGACGGGGCTCGCGTCGCCTACGTCGGCCTCAGGGACGGCAGGAACCGGATCTTCGTCCGCGCGCTGGACGCGCTCGAGGCGACGGCGCTCGAGGGCACCGAGGGCGGCGACGGGCCGTTCTTCTCCCCCGACGGGCGGTGGATCGGCTTCTTCGCGGGATCGAAGCTCCGCAAGATCGCGGTGGGCGGTGCGGCGCTTCAGGAGCTCGCCGAGGCGCCGAGCCACCGGGGCGGCGACTGGGGGGGCGACGGGTACCTCTACTTCGCGCCGGCCAACATCAGCGGCATCTGGCGCGTGCCCGAGGGAGGCGGCACCGCCACCGAGGTCACGCACGTGAACGCGGCTGCCGGCGAGATCAGCCATCGCTGGCCGCACCGCGTCGCGGGGACCGACACTCTCCTCTACTCGGTGTGGACCGGACCCGGCGACGACGAGCACCACGTGGCGGTGCAGACGCTGGGGAAGAAGGAGCACCACCTGCTCGTCAAGGGCGGCGACGCCCCGCGGTACGCCGCGGGTCCCGGGCTGCTCCTCTACACGCATCGCGGCCAGCTGTTCACGGTGCCGTGGCGGCCGTCGCAGCAGGACCTCGGCGGTGCAGTGCCGGTGGCGGCCGCCGAGCAGCCCAACGACGGCATCGGGAACGAGGGCTGCGGGAACTACGCCGTCTCCGACGACGGAACGCTCGCGTACCTCGGTGGCGGGCGGATCTCCGCCATGCGCCTGGTCTGGGTCGATCGGGCGAACGCGCTCGCTCCCCTGCCCCTTCCCGAGCGCGCCTACGAGAACGTGGCGATCTCGCCCGACGGGGGCCGGGCCGTGGTGCAGATCCGGGAGGGCACCACCCGGCTCTGGATCTACGACTTCGCCCGCGGCACGCTGACGCCGCTCGGCCCGGCCACCGCGAGCAGCCAGGCGCCGCTCTGGACGCCCGACGGCACGCACGTGATCTACCGGGGGACGCGCCAGGGAACGCGCAACCTCTACCGGATCCCGGTCGACGGCTCGGGCGACGAGGAACGCCTCACCTCGAAGGCCGGCGTGATCCAGACGCCCTCGTCGATCTCGTCGGACGGCCGCGTCCTCCTGTTCGACCAGAACGGACCGGCGGAGGCGGGAGGCGTCGGGGCCTGGGTGCTGCCGCTCGAGGGCGACCGCACGCCGCGCCGCCTCTTCCCCCTGCCGGCCACGGGCCGAGACGCCCAGATCTCGCCCGACGGCCGGTGGGTCGCCTACGAGGCGATCGTCTCGTCGCGCCAGGAGGTCTTCGTCGCACCCCTCTCGGGAGCCGGCGAGCGACGCCTCGTCTCGACCGAGGGCGGCACGGAGCCTCTCTGGTCGCGGGACGGCCGCGAGCTCTTCTTCCAGAGCGGCACCCGGCTGATGGGCGTCACCGTGACGCCCGGAGCGACGTTCTCCGCGAGCCTCCCGCGGGTCGTCCACGAGGGCCGGTTCTTCCGGACGATCAACGGGAACACGAGCTTCAGCATCACGAGGGACGGCGCCCGCTTCCTGCGCATCCAGCCGGTCAACCCGGAACCGGCCATCCGGCGCATCGAGCTGGTGCTCGACTGGTTCTCGGGGCTGAAAAGCAGGGGGAGCACCCGATGA